Proteins found in one Rutidosis leptorrhynchoides isolate AG116_Rl617_1_P2 unplaced genomic scaffold, CSIRO_AGI_Rlap_v1 contig429, whole genome shotgun sequence genomic segment:
- the LOC139883634 gene encoding receptor-like kinase TMK2: MACCVATDPNDLRILNDFRKGLDNPELLKWPENGDGDPCKWPHVFCSGDRVSQIQVQNLGLAGTLPENFNQLTKLSNVGLQKNKFRGNLPTFSGLSELEFAYLGNNNFDTIPLDFFDGLSNVRVLALDYNPFNVSTGWFLPEALANSVQLVNFSCTGCNLIGPLPGFLANLQSLTALKLSYNSLSGEIPASFGDSMLQILWLNNQLGAGGGMNGTIEVISKMYQLTQLWLHGNQFSGRIPADIGNLTALQELKLNGNQFVGLIPDALANMELKNLELDNNKLMGPIPKFKAGNVSYAYNSFCESEPGIQCSYEVNVILDFLDGMNYPLTLASQWSGNDPCVGPWLGLSCNAESKVSVINLPRHNLTGTLRPSIAKLDSLVSIRLAENNINGAVPENLTELLSLLSLDLSRNNITPPLPKFRSGVNLATEGNPLLSLTNISPSTQSHPHLEIPPFRSPILHDKPSVTTGSSLEPSASVQGPSDRRKPKMFTAVMMAGVPVLAIVVGLLLFVCLKKRKNASKPLTSIVVHPKDQSDQENMIIKVVTPKTNERVFSQTVSSWGSCHSSTTTTEESHLVDGENILISFQVIREVTNDFAPENELGRGGFGSVYRGELLDGTKIAVKRMVVAGIVNNKVLGEFEAEIGVLSKVQHRHLVSLLGFSIQGNERLLVYEYMPQGALSKHLFHWESLKLEPLSWIRRLAIALDVAKGIEYLHSLARQTFIHRDLKSSNILLDNSFRAKVSDFGLVKLAPDGERSIATRLAGTFGYLAPEYAVMGKVTTKTDVYSYGVVLMELLTGLAALDEKRTEESRYLAEWFPRITSSKEKLLGVIDPALKTTNKDETSDFESIFIVAQLAAQCTARDPTNRPDMGYLVNKISPLVVNWKPGNAESDCCNGVDYNQPLTEMLKLWQEADSQKTGDTNSGFAKSFSSADPR, translated from the exons ATGGCTTGTTGTGTAGCTACTGACCCCAACGACTTAAGAATCTTAAACGATTTCAGAAAGGGATTAGATAATCCAGAGCTTCTAAAATGGCCGGAAAACGGCGACGGCGATCCTTGTAAATGGCCTCACGTGTTTTGTTCCGGCGACAGGGTGAGTCAAATCCAGGTTCAAAATCTGGGTCTTGCCGGAACATTGCCGGAAAACTTCAACCAGCTCACAAAGCTCTCCAATGTTGGTCTCCAGAAGAACAAGTTCAGAGGAAACTTGCCAACTTTCAGTGGCTTATCAGAGTTGGAGTTTGCTTATTTAGGTAACAACAATTTCGACACGATCCCTTTGGATTTCTTTGATGGTCTTAGCAATGTAAGAGTCTTGGCTTTGGATTATAACCCTTTCAATGTTAGTACTGGTTGGTTTTTGCCTGAAGCATTAGCAAATTCGGTTCAATTGGTTAATTTTTCTTGTACTGGTTGTAACCTGATTGGACCATTGCCTGGATTCTTAGCCAATTTGCAATCTCTCACTGCGCTAAAATTATCGTATAACAGCTTATCCGGTGAGATTCCAGCTAGTTTTGGAGATTCCATGTTGCAGATTTTGTGGTTGAATAATCAACTAGGTGCAGGTGGTGGCATGAATGGTACAATTGAAGTTATTTCTAAAATGTATCAGTTGACACAGTTGTGGCTTCATGGGAACCAGTTTTCAGGAAGGATTCCGGCAGATATCGGGAACTTGACTGCTTTGCAGGAACTTAAACTGAACGGAAATCAGTTTGTTGGGTTGATTCCTGATGCTTTGGCCAACATGGAGCTGAAAAACTTGGAATTGGACAACAATAAGCTGATGGGACCGATACCAAAGTTCAAAGCTGGTAATGTTTCTTATGCATACAATTCATTTTGTGAAAGCGAACCTGGAATTCAATGCAGTTATGAAGTTAACGTTATTCTAGATTTTCTTGATGGTATGAATTACCCATTAACTCTCGCTTCACAATGGTCTGGCAATGATCCGTGTGTGGGACCATGGTTGGGATTGAGTTGCAATGCTGAGTCTAAAGTTTCTGTGATAAATTTGCCTAGACATAACCTTACTGGTACTCTTAGACCTTCGATTGCCAAGTTAGATTCGTTGGTCAGTATTAGGCTTGCGGAAAATAATATTAATGGTGCTGTTCCCGAGAATCTTACTGAATTGCTGTCTTTACTATCGTTGGATCTAAGCAGAAACAACATTACACCTCCTTTGCCCAAGTTTCGTAGTGGTGTAAATTTGGCAACCGAGGGAAACCCTCTTCTGAGTCTGACCAACATATCTCCTTCCACCCAAAGCCACCCACACCTTGAAATTCCACCTTTTCGGTCACCAATTCTCCATGATAAGCCTTCCGTAACTACAGGTTCAAGCTTGGAACCATCTGCCTCAGTCCAAGGACCATCTGACAGGAGAAAGCCTAAAATGTTTACGGCAGTTATGATGGCTGGAGTTCCTGTTCTAGCGATTGTGGTGGGTTTGCTTCTTTTTGTCTGTTTGAAGAAGAGGAAAAATGCTTCGAAGCCTCTCACTTCCATTGTGGTGCATCCTAAAGATCAATCTGATCAAGAAAATATGATTATTAAAGTCGTCACTCCAAAAACCAACGAGAGGGTATTCAGTCAAACAGTAAGTAGCTGGGGGAGTTGTCACAGCAGTACCACTACAACTGAAGAATCTCATTTAGTGGATGGAGAAAATATACTGATAAGTTTTCAAGTTATTCGTGAGGTAACCAATGATTTTGCTCCAGAGAATGAGCTTGGCCGTGGTGGGTTCGGAAGTGTTTACAGAGGCGAATTGTTGGATGGGACGAAAATAGCAGTCAAGAGAATGGTAGTTGCAGGGATAGTCAACAATAAGGTATTAGGTGAATTTGAGGCAGAAATCGGTGTTCTTTCAAAGGTCCAGCATCGTCATCTAGTATCTCTTTTGGGATTCTCAATCCAAGGCAATGAGAGGCTTCTTGTGTACGAGTATATGCCCCAGGGAGCTCTGAGCAAACATCTCTTCCATTGGGAGAGCCTGAAATTGGAACCTTTATCTTGGATAAGGAGGCTTGCTATTGCATTGGATGTTGCAAAGGGAATCGAGTATCTTCATAGTTTGGCACGACAAACCTTTATCCACCGAGATCTGAAATCATCGAATATTCTTCTTGATAATAGCTTTCGGGCAAAAGTTTCGGATTTTGGGTTGGTCAAACTTGCTCCGGATGGAGAGAGATCTATTGCGACGAGGCTCGCTGGGACATTTGGATACCTAGCTCCTGAATATGCCG TAATGGGGAAAGTCACAACGAAGACCGATGTCTACAGTTACGGGGTGGTGTTGATGGAACTTTTAACTGGACTAGCGGCTCTTGATGAGAAACGGACCGAAGAGAGCCGATACTTGGCTGAGTGGTTTCCCCGAATCACTTCGAGCAAAGAGAAGCTTTTGGGAGTCATTGATCCAGCTCTGAAAACAACAAATAAAGATGAAACGTCCGACTTCGAGAGCATTTTCATTGTGGCTCAACTTGCTGCCCAGTGCACTGCAAGGGACCCTACTAATCGACCTGACATGGGTTACTTGGTGAATAAGATATCTCCACTTGTCGTGAATTGGAAACCTGGCAATGCTGAATCTGATTGTTGCAATGGAGTTGACTACAATCAACCTCTTACTGAGATGTTGAAGCTCTGGCAAGAAGCCGATAGCCAAAAAACAGGGGATACTAATTCTGGGTTTGCCAAAAGTTTCTCTTCTGCAGATCCCAGATGA
- the LOC139883624 gene encoding LOW QUALITY PROTEIN: histone deacetylase 8-like (The sequence of the model RefSeq protein was modified relative to this genomic sequence to represent the inferred CDS: inserted 1 base in 1 codon) has translation MAAANPQSSPEVVLNVFWHEGMLLHDMGTGVFDSGEDPGFLDVLEKHPENSDRIKNMVSILKRGPISPYINWHHGRPALISELYTFHDPKYIGHLSKENESGGRKMICAGTFLNPGSWDAALLAAGTTLSAMKHVLDGHGNLAYALVRPPGHHAQPTQADGYCFLNNAGLAIQLALDQECRKVAVIDIDVHYGNGTAQGFYGSDKVLTVSIHMNHGSWGPSHPQSGAVDELGEGDGVGYNLNIPLPNGTGDNGYEYAMTELVIPAVEKFEPDMLVLVIGQDSSAFDPNGRQCLTMDGYRTIGQRVRMLADRYSNGRLLVVQEGGYHVTYSAYCLHXTLEGVLNLPDPLLPDPIAYYPEDEAFPKKVIDAIKKYQQDNTPFLQAD, from the exons ATGGCGGCTGCTAATCCTCAGTCATCACCAGAAGTGGTGCTGAATGTTTTCTGGCACGAAGGGATGCTATTACACGACATGGGAACAGGTGTTTTCGACTCAGGAGAGGACCCTGGATTCCTAGACGTTCTCGAAAAGCATCCTGAGAATTCAGACAGGATCAAGAACATGGTTTCGATACTCAAGAGAGGACCCATCTCTCCGTACATCAATTGGCACcatggaagacccgccctcatctCTGAATTGTACACTTTTCACGACCCAA aataCATTGGTCATCTGAGTAAAGAGAATGAGAGTGGAGGAAGGAAGATGATCTGTGCTGGAACATTCCTGAACCCCGGATCATGGGATGCTGCACTTCTCGCTGCCGGTACGACATTGTCAGCAATGAAACACGTACTCGACGGGCATGGGAATCTGGCTTATGCGTTAGTGAGGCCGCCAGGTCACCACGCACAACCAACTCAAGCCGATGGGTACTGCTTCCTCAACAATGCCGGTCTAGCGATTCAGTTGGCTTTAGACCAGGAATGTCGAAAGGTTGCAGTTATTGATATTGATGTTCACTATGGCAACGGAACAGCTCAAGGCTTCTATGGATCTGATAAAGTGCTCACCGTCTCCATCCATATGAATCATGGCTCTTGGGGCCCTTCTCATCCTCAAAGCGGGGCGGTGGATGAGCTCGGTGAAGGAGATGGGGTTGGGTATAATTTGAATATACCTTTGCCAAATGGAACAGGGGACAATGGATATGAATATGCTATGACTGAACTGGTTATCCCAGCTGTCGAGAAATTTGAGCCTGATATGTTAGTGCTGGTTATTGGTCAAGATTCCAGTGCC TTTGATCCAAACGGAAGACAGTGTTTGACGATGGATGGTTATCGGACCATAGGGCAGAGAGTCCGTATGCTGGCAGATAGATACAGTAATGGAAGGCTTCTTGTTGTCCAAGAAGGTGGCTATCATGTTACTTACTCGGCTTATTGTCTTC GCACACTTGAAGGCGTGCTTAACCTTCCAGATCCTCTTTTACCTGATCCAATCGCATATTACCCTGAGGATGAAGCTTTTCCAAAGAAAGTGATTGACGCCATTAAGAAGTACCAACAAGATAATACTCCCTTTTTACAGGCAGATTGA